The stretch of DNA CGGGCTTCATCACCGGCTCGACGCTGACGATCAACGGCGGCCAGTACATCGCGTGATTGGGGTGGGGCGTCCCGGACGGGGCGCTCCTCTTCTCGGTCGGCGCGACGGTCCTCATACCCTCAGTGTCATTCCGGGGCCGCGTAAGCGGAGCCCGGAATCCAGAAGCACAGGTGGTGCAGGATGGAGCGGACAACGTTTCGCTGCTTCCTGCACCTCTCGCGGCTCTGGATCCCGGGCTCTCGCCTTCGGCGAGCCCCGGGATGACCCTGTGAAGCGGAATTGCCGCTGCTGAAATATCGACGTTTACTGCGTCAGCGGGCACCCGCTCGCCTTGGCCGACAGGAACGCCTTGTCGCCCGGAATCGTCGCCAGCAGCTTGTAGTAGTCCCATGGCGCCTTCGACTCGGCCGGCGACTTGACCTGGAACAGGTACATGTCGTGGACCATGCGGCCGTTGGCCTGCACCGTGCCGCCGCGGCCGAAGAAGTCGTCGACCTTCAGCTCGCGCATCTTGGCCGCCACCGCGTCGGTGTCGTCGGTGCCCGCGGCCTTCACGGCCTTCAGGTAGTGCAGCACCGAGGAATAGGTGCCGGCCTGGATCATGTTCGGCATCTTTCCGGTCTTGGCCATGAACCGCTTGGCAAAGCCCCGGGCCTGGTCGTCGAGGTCCCAGTAATAGCCCTCGGTCAGCACGATGCCCTGCGCCGCCTTGAGGCCGAGGCCGTGGACCTCGGAGAGCGTGAACAGCAGGGCCGCGAGGCGCTGGCCGCCCTGGACGATCCCGAATTCCGCCGCCTGCTTGATCGCGTTCGCGGTGTCGAGGCCGGCATTGGCGAGCCCGATGATCTTGGCGCCCGATCCTTGCGCCTGGAGCAGGAACGAGGAGAAGTCCGGGGCGCTCAAGGGATGGCGCACCGCGCCCACCACCTTGCCGCCCTTCTGGGTGACGTATTGCGTCACGTCGGCCTGAAGCGCCGAGCCGAAGGCGTAGTCGGCGGTGAGGAAGAACCAGGTGTCCCCGCCGGTCTCGACCAGCGAGCCGCCGGTGCCGACCGCGAGCGCATGGGTGTCGTAGGCCCAGTGGAAGCCGTACGGCGTGCATTGCTTGCCGGTGAGATCGGACGTGGCGGCCCCGTCCACGATGGTGATCTTGCGCTTCTCCTTCGAGAGGCCCTGCACCGCGAGCGCCACCGACGAGGTGGTCAGCTCCATGATCGCGTCGACCTTGTCGGTGTCGTACCACTGCCGGGCGATGTTGGAGGCGATGTCCGGCTTGTTCTGGTGGTCGGCGTCGACGATCTGCACCGGCACGTCGAGGACCTTGCCCCCGAAATCCTCGACCGCCATCCTGGCCGCCTCGACCGAACCGCGGCCGCCGAAATCGGCGTAGACGCCGGACTGGTCGTTGAGGATGCCGATCTTCACCACGCCGTCGGAGACGCCCTTCTGCCCTGCATTCTGCGCCTGCGCGGCAGGGGCGAAAGCCAGCCCCGCGGCGAGCGCGAAGGAAAGGCCGGCGGCGAGGGCGGTGGTGCGGGCGAGCGCCCGGCTCAAGCGTGTCATGGTGTTCCTCCCCGGCCGACGTTGCGGCCGCATCCCTGGTACCTGTACCAAATGGCAGGTAGGGCGGTGCCGGCGCGGGAATCAAGCGGCGTTCCGGCCCTGCGCCCCCCGTCTTTCGCAGCACGGCCAAGTTGGTCCGCGGCGACCGCTGCCTTTTGGGTGCACGGCTCCCTATATGGGCCTATAAGGCGCCCGCGGCGCGCGCCACTACCGTTACGATCGATCGCAGGTTCACGATGCTGGGTTCCCTTGCCAAGAAGATCTTCGGGTCGTCCAACGACCGCCGGGTGAAGGGATACCGACCCCGCGTCCAGGCCATCAACGCCCTCGAGCCCGAGCTGGCGGCCCTGTCCGACGAGGCTCTGCGCGCCCGCACCGACATGCTGAAGGCCGAGCTCGCCGCCGGCAAGACGCTCGACGACATCCTGGTCCCGGCCTTCGCCACGGTGCGCGAGGCGGCCAAGCGCGTGCTCGGCCAGCGCCACTTCGACGTTCAGATGATCGGCGGCATGGTGCTGCACGAGAGCGGCATCGCCGAGATGAAGACCGGCGAGGGCAAGACCCTGGTGGCGACGCTCGCCACCTATCTCAACGCCCTGTCGGGCAAGGGCGTCCACGTCGTCACCGTCAACGACTACCTCGCCCGTCGCGACGCGGAATGGATGGGCCGGGTCTACCGCTTCCTCGGGCTGACCACCGGCATCATCGTCCACGGGCTGGACGATGCGGAGCGCAAGGCGGCGTACGCCTGCGACATCACCTACGGCACCAACAATGAGTACGGCTTCGACTATCTTCGCGACAACATGAAGTACGAGCTGGGCCAGATGGTCCAGCGCGGCCACAACTTCGCGATTGTCGACGAGGTCGATTCGATTCTGATCGACGAGGCGCGCACGCCGCTGATCATCTCCGGTCCGATCGACGACCGCTCCGACCTCTACACCGCCATCGACGCGGTGATGCCGCGCCTGGTGCGCGAGGATTACGACCTCGACGAGAAGCAGCGCACCGTCTCGCTGACCGAGGCCGGCAACGAGCACATCGAGGAGTTGCTGCGCGAGGCCGGCATCCTCAAGGAGGGCGACCTCTACGACGCCCACAACGTGACGCTGGTCCACCACGTCAACCAGGCGCTTCGCGCCCACACCCTGTTCACCCGCGACAAGGACTACATCGTCCGCAACGACGAGGTGGTGATCATCGACGAGTTCACCGGCCGCATGATGCCCGGCCGGCGCTACTCGGAAGGGCTGCACCAGGCGCTGGAGGCCAAGGAGCGGGTCGAGATCCAGCCCGAGAACCAGACGCTGGCCTCGATCACCTTCCAGAACTACTTCCGCCTCTACAAGCATCTCGCCGGCATGACCGGCACCGCCTCGACCGAGGCGGACGAGTTCCACGAGATCTACAACCTCGAAGTGGTCGAGATCCCGACCAACAAGGAGGTCGAGCGCGTCGACGAGGACGACGAGGTCTACCGCACCGTCGACGAGAAATACGCCGCGATCATCAAGGAGATCGACAAGGCGCATGCCCGGCTGCAGCCGGTGCTGGTCGGCACCGGCTCGATCGAGCGCTCCGAGCACATCGCCGGCCTGCTGGTGAAGCACGGCTACACCCCGCTCGACTACAGCGACCCGTCGGCGCTGGAGGACGTGTATGCGGCGGCGCGCGAGGGCCGGGTGACCAAGCGCTTCGCGGTGCTGAACGCCCGCTTCCACGAGCAGGAAGCCTACATCGTGGCCGAGGCGGGCGTGCCCGGCGCGATCACCATCGCCACCAACATGGCCGGCCGCGGCACCGACATCAAGCTCGGCGGCAACCTCGACATGCGCATCGAGCAGGAGCTCGCCAACGTCCCCGAGGGGCCGGAGCGCGACGCCCGCATCGCGACCCTGAAGGCCGAGATCGACCAGAACCGCGCTAAGGTGCTGGCCTCCGGCGAGCCCGCCGACCCGGCCGCCGGCCGCAAGACGGCGCTGCCCGGCGGCCTCTACATCGTCGGCACCGAGCGCAACGAGAGCCGGCGCATCGACAACCAGCTGCGCGGCCGCTCCGGCCGCCAGGGCGATCCCGGCCGCTCGAAGTTCTACCTCTCGCTTCAGGACGACCTGATGCGGATCTTCGGCTCCGACCGCATGGACGGGATGCTCCAGCGCCTCGGGCTCGAGGAAGGCGAGGCGATCATCCATCCCTGGATCAACAAGGCGATCGCCAAGGCGCAGCAGAAGGTCGAAGCCCGCAACTTCGACATGCGCAAGAACGTGCTCAAGTACGACAACGTCATGAACGACCAGCGCAAGGTCGTGTTCGAGCAGCGCCGCGAGTTCATGGCGCAGGACAGCGTGCGCGAGACCGTCGACGAGATGCGCCAGGGCGTGATCGACGACATCGTGGCGCGCCACGTGCCGGAGGATGCCTATCCGGAGCAGTGGGACATCGCGGGCTTGCGCGAGAGCGTGACCCGCGACCTCAACCTCGACCTGCCGGTCGAGGATTGGGCGAAGGAGGAGGGCATCGCCGACGAGGAGATCCGCGAGCGCCTGCACAAGGCCGCCGACGAGTCCTACGCCGAGCGCACCGCCCGCAACACGCCCGAGGTGATGGCCTATGTCGAGAAGCAGGTCCTGCTCCAGAGCCTCGACCACCTCTGGCGCGAGCACCTCGTCACCCTCGATCACCTGCGCCAGGTGATCGGCTGGCGCGGCATCGCCCAGCGCGATCCGCTCAACGAGTACAAGTCCGAGGCGTTCGACCTGTTCAACAGCCTGGTGGGCAGCTTGCGCGAGCAGGTGACCGGCCAGCTGATGCGGGTCGAGATCATGTACCAGGAGCCGGAGCAGCCGAGCCTGCCGCCGATGTTCCCCCAGCACCTCGACCCGGTGACCGGCGAGAACGAGTTCGCCTTCGCGGAGGGCCCGGCGGGCGGCGGCGGCGGCGCCTACGAATATGCCGGCCAGGCGCTCGCTGCCGACGGGTCGGTGCTGGAGCGCAACCCCGACGACGAGACGACCTGGGGCCGGGTCGGCCGCAACGAGCCCTGCCCCTGCGGCTCGGGCAAGAAGTACAAGCACTGCCACGGGCGGTTCGCCGCGGAGGTGTGATCGTCCGCTCGCAAATGAACCCTCCCCCTCTGCGGGGGGGACGCCCGGGGAAAAGAATGGCGCGCCTCCCCTCTCCCGTGTGGGAGAGGGGCCGGGGGTGAGGGTGACACGCTTCCGTGTAAAGCCGTAACCGCTGTGCTGGCAGCGGGACGGTTCAGTATCACTCTGAAGCGTGTCACCCTCACCCCTACCCCTCTCCCACACGGGAGAGGGGATCCCGCGCTTGATTTTGAGCGGGATTTTTCCCGGGCAGCCCTGCGCAGAGGGGGGAGGGTTACGGGCGAGCCTCACCCCGCCACCCGCGCCTCCGGCATCGGTTCCCCCGCAATCCCCCGCGCCCCCTCGGCGATCAGCCGGGTGACGAGATCGGCGTAATCCGCCCGCGTCAGCCCGGCGCCGGGCTTGAACCAGAGATAGTGCCAGTTCACCATCCCGAAGAACGACATGGTCACGGGCTTGAGCAAGGGCGTCCCGGCGAGGTGCGGCGCCACCCCGGCGATGGCCTCGGAAAACAGCCGCACCAATTCGCGCTCGCTCGCCTTCAGCTCCGCCTGCCGCTCGGGCGCAAGCAGGCCCAAATGGTTGATCTGCACCTTGTGCTGCGCGTCGGCAT from Methylobacterium aquaticum encodes:
- a CDS encoding ABC transporter substrate-binding protein is translated as MTRLSRALARTTALAAGLSFALAAGLAFAPAAQAQNAGQKGVSDGVVKIGILNDQSGVYADFGGRGSVEAARMAVEDFGGKVLDVPVQIVDADHQNKPDIASNIARQWYDTDKVDAIMELTTSSVALAVQGLSKEKRKITIVDGAATSDLTGKQCTPYGFHWAYDTHALAVGTGGSLVETGGDTWFFLTADYAFGSALQADVTQYVTQKGGKVVGAVRHPLSAPDFSSFLLQAQGSGAKIIGLANAGLDTANAIKQAAEFGIVQGGQRLAALLFTLSEVHGLGLKAAQGIVLTEGYYWDLDDQARGFAKRFMAKTGKMPNMIQAGTYSSVLHYLKAVKAAGTDDTDAVAAKMRELKVDDFFGRGGTVQANGRMVHDMYLFQVKSPAESKAPWDYYKLLATIPGDKAFLSAKASGCPLTQ
- the secA gene encoding preprotein translocase subunit SecA; protein product: MLGSLAKKIFGSSNDRRVKGYRPRVQAINALEPELAALSDEALRARTDMLKAELAAGKTLDDILVPAFATVREAAKRVLGQRHFDVQMIGGMVLHESGIAEMKTGEGKTLVATLATYLNALSGKGVHVVTVNDYLARRDAEWMGRVYRFLGLTTGIIVHGLDDAERKAAYACDITYGTNNEYGFDYLRDNMKYELGQMVQRGHNFAIVDEVDSILIDEARTPLIISGPIDDRSDLYTAIDAVMPRLVREDYDLDEKQRTVSLTEAGNEHIEELLREAGILKEGDLYDAHNVTLVHHVNQALRAHTLFTRDKDYIVRNDEVVIIDEFTGRMMPGRRYSEGLHQALEAKERVEIQPENQTLASITFQNYFRLYKHLAGMTGTASTEADEFHEIYNLEVVEIPTNKEVERVDEDDEVYRTVDEKYAAIIKEIDKAHARLQPVLVGTGSIERSEHIAGLLVKHGYTPLDYSDPSALEDVYAAAREGRVTKRFAVLNARFHEQEAYIVAEAGVPGAITIATNMAGRGTDIKLGGNLDMRIEQELANVPEGPERDARIATLKAEIDQNRAKVLASGEPADPAAGRKTALPGGLYIVGTERNESRRIDNQLRGRSGRQGDPGRSKFYLSLQDDLMRIFGSDRMDGMLQRLGLEEGEAIIHPWINKAIAKAQQKVEARNFDMRKNVLKYDNVMNDQRKVVFEQRREFMAQDSVRETVDEMRQGVIDDIVARHVPEDAYPEQWDIAGLRESVTRDLNLDLPVEDWAKEEGIADEEIRERLHKAADESYAERTARNTPEVMAYVEKQVLLQSLDHLWREHLVTLDHLRQVIGWRGIAQRDPLNEYKSEAFDLFNSLVGSLREQVTGQLMRVEIMYQEPEQPSLPPMFPQHLDPVTGENEFAFAEGPAGGGGGAYEYAGQALAADGSVLERNPDDETTWGRVGRNEPCPCGSGKKYKHCHGRFAAEV
- a CDS encoding TetR/AcrR family transcriptional regulator, with protein sequence MARTRASDYDDKRRAILDRSAELFAAHGYDRASMSRIAEACGVSKANLYHYYRDKDEILFDVIRLHLEELLEAVEAADRPGLAPEPRLRSLAEALLEAYRDADAQHKVQINHLGLLAPERQAELKASERELVRLFSEAIAGVAPHLAGTPLLKPVTMSFFGMVNWHYLWFKPGAGLTRADYADLVTRLIAEGARGIAGEPMPEARVAG